Proteins encoded within one genomic window of Gasterosteus aculeatus chromosome 18, fGasAcu3.hap1.1, whole genome shotgun sequence:
- the nkx2.4b gene encoding NK2 homeobox 4b isoform X2 yields MSFSPKHSTPFSVIDILSPMEDSYRRFGGMDPAAGGIGSHMGAYRQPQVSQPAAAALGPGGPYQHHHGPHGVPQFSGAVGGFCNSGLGNVGELPSYQETVRGGGAPAAWYRDPEPRYPTFSRFMGPSSGMNMTGMDSTVKSMVTLHAAPRRKRRVLFSQAQVYELERRFKQQKYLSAPEREHLAGMIHLSPNQVKIWFQNHRYKLKRQAKDKQPLQQDAGGGLCATTRRCASVSPVLPKNAKACRIDSGGGSDLTGNRQSGSGEVMAVTPAQQQVNQLSSTEDLDDLSPSPPLGLHGHINMTQTDAALIEYTNSVIGSNLLYGRTW; encoded by the exons ATGTCCTTCAGCCCGAAGCACTCCACCCCCTTCTCAGTCATCGACATCCTGAGCCCGATGGAGGACAGCTACCGCAGGTTCGGAGGCATGGATCCCGCCGCGGGGGGCATCGGGTCCCACATGGGCGCCTACCGGCAGCCGCAGGTCTCCCAGCCCG cagcagccgccctGGGACCCGGAGGGCCCTACCAGCACCACCACGGGCCCCACGGGGTGCCGCAGTTCTCCGGGGCCGTCGGAGGTTTCTGCAACAGCGGGCTCGGGAACGTCGGAGAGCTGCCGTCCTACCAGGAGACGGTGAGGGGCGGAGGGGCCCCAGCGGCGTGGTACAGAGACCCGGAGCCCAGATACCCGACAT TTTCCAGATTCATGGGCCCCTCCTCCGGGATGAACATGACCGGGATGGACTCCACCGTCAAGTCCATGGTGACGCTGCACGCGGCCCCGCGGAGGAAGCGGCGCGTGCTCTTCTCGCAGGCGCAGGTGTACGAGCTCGAGCGGCGCTTCAAGCAGCAGAAGTACCTGTCCGCCCCGGAGCGGGAGCACCTGGCCGGGATGATCCACCTCAGCCCGAACCAGGTCAagatctggttccagaaccACCGCTACAAGCTGAAGCGGCAGGCCAAGGACAAGCAGCCGCTGCAGCAGGACGCAGGTGGAGGCTTGTGCGCCACGACCCGCCGCTGCGCCTCCGTGTCCCCGGTCCTCCCCAAGAACGCCAAGGCCTGCCGGATTGACTCCGGCGGCGGCTCCGACCTGACGGGAAACCGTCAGAGCGGCTCGGGGGAGGTCATGGCGGTGACCCccgctcagcagcaggtgaaccAGCTGTCCTCCACCGAGGACCTGGACGACTTGTCCCCGAGTCCCCCGCTGGGACTACACGGTCACATCAACATGACGCAGACGGACGCGGCGCTAATAGAGTACACGAACAGCGTGATCGGCTCCAATCTGCTGTACGGGAGGACTTGGTAG
- the nkx2.4b gene encoding NK2 homeobox 4b isoform X3: MSFSPKHSTPFSVIDILSPMEDSYRRFGGMDPAAGGIGSHMGAYRQPQVSQPGTQQHHPAQQQLHLHHHHLSSASSSPSSSSSAAAAALGPGGPYQHHHGPHGVPQFSGAVGGFCNSGLGNVGELPSYQETVRGGGAPAAWYRDPEPRYPTFSRFMGPSSGMNMTGMDSTVKSMVTLHAAPRRKRRVLFSQAQVYELERRFKQQKYLSAPEREHLAGMIHLSPNQVKIWFQNHRYKLKRQAKDKQPLQQDAGGGLCATTRRCASVSPVLPKNAKACRIDSGGGSDLTGNRQSGSGEVMAVTPAQQQVNQLSSTEDLDDLSPSPPLGLHGHINMTQTDAALIEYTNSVIGSNLLYGRTW; this comes from the exons ATGTCCTTCAGCCCGAAGCACTCCACCCCCTTCTCAGTCATCGACATCCTGAGCCCGATGGAGGACAGCTACCGCAGGTTCGGAGGCATGGATCCCGCCGCGGGGGGCATCGGGTCCCACATGGGCGCCTACCGGCAGCCGCAGGTCTCCCAGCCCGGTACGCAGCAGCACCACCcggcgcagcagcagcttcatctccatcaccaccacctgTCCTCCGCCTCTTCAtccccatcctcctcttcctcagcagcagcagccgccctGGGACCCGGAGGGCCCTACCAGCACCACCACGGGCCCCACGGGGTGCCGCAGTTCTCCGGGGCCGTCGGAGGTTTCTGCAACAGCGGGCTCGGGAACGTCGGAGAGCTGCCGTCCTACCAGGAGACGGTGAGGGGCGGAGGGGCCCCAGCGGCGTGGTACAGAGACCCGGAGCCCAGATACCCGACAT TTTCCAGATTCATGGGCCCCTCCTCCGGGATGAACATGACCGGGATGGACTCCACCGTCAAGTCCATGGTGACGCTGCACGCGGCCCCGCGGAGGAAGCGGCGCGTGCTCTTCTCGCAGGCGCAGGTGTACGAGCTCGAGCGGCGCTTCAAGCAGCAGAAGTACCTGTCCGCCCCGGAGCGGGAGCACCTGGCCGGGATGATCCACCTCAGCCCGAACCAGGTCAagatctggttccagaaccACCGCTACAAGCTGAAGCGGCAGGCCAAGGACAAGCAGCCGCTGCAGCAGGACGCAGGTGGAGGCTTGTGCGCCACGACCCGCCGCTGCGCCTCCGTGTCCCCGGTCCTCCCCAAGAACGCCAAGGCCTGCCGGATTGACTCCGGCGGCGGCTCCGACCTGACGGGAAACCGTCAGAGCGGCTCGGGGGAGGTCATGGCGGTGACCCccgctcagcagcaggtgaaccAGCTGTCCTCCACCGAGGACCTGGACGACTTGTCCCCGAGTCCCCCGCTGGGACTACACGGTCACATCAACATGACGCAGACGGACGCGGCGCTAATAGAGTACACGAACAGCGTGATCGGCTCCAATCTGCTGTACGGGAGGACTTGGTAG
- the LOC120808246 gene encoding NLR family CARD domain-containing protein 3, with protein MVKKDILNILDDLMKEEFERFKWHLRDYSSLGHPRAIPPCDLETANRMNTVDLMVRCYDRDSVQVAMKVLKMMEMNDLADKLSKMNSDSTGEPNPVGGDRGQEIVNGQRELKSNLKEKFQCVFEGIAEAGNTTLLNEIYTELYITEGGTAEVNQEHEVRQIETASCKSDRPETTIRLEDLFKASAGSKKPIRTVMTMGAAGIGKTFLTQKFTLDWAENKDHQDIQFTFPFTFKELNVLREKKFSLVGLVHHFFNETKAAEICRFEKFQVVFIFDGLDECRLPLDFHNNEILTDVTESASLDVLLTNLIRGNLLPSARLWITTQPAAANQIPPECVGMVTEVRGFTDLQKEKYFRKRFRDEEQASRIISHIKTSRSLHIMCHIPVFCWITAGVLKEVLMTRKRGKLPMTLTEMYIHFLVVQSKVKMVKYDGGAETDPHWSPESRKMIESLGKLAFDQLQKGDPIFYESDLTECGIDITAASVYSGVITQIFKKKKGLYQDKVFCFVHLSVQEFLAALHVHLNVISSGVNLQSSEPETMSLYQSAVDEALQSPNRHLDLFLRFLLGLSLETNQALLRGLLTQTGSRSQTNTETVQYIEEKINENVYPEKSINLFHCLNELKDVSLVEKIQQSFRSGCFSTDKLSPAQWSALVFILLSSEEDLEVFDLKKYSASEEALLGLLPVVKASNKALLSGCKLSKRSCESLSSVLRSQSSSLRELDLSNNNLQDSGVKLLSSGLESPHCHLETLRLTGCLITEEGCASLASALSSNPSHLRELDLSYNHPGYSGVKLLSAGLEDQHWRLETLRVEPAGVRWLRPGLRKYSCELTIDTNTVNRKLKLSDNNRKVTRVEDDQSYPDHPDRFDHRPQLLCRTGLTGRCYWEVEWSEYVDVSVSYKGITRKGDSDEFWFGCNDHSWSLMGSDKGYSVRHNKTETLITSSSSSSSSSSSGRVAVYVDCPAGSLSFYRVSSDTLIHLHTFNTTFTEPLYPGFLFWSGSVSLVSLCSLQEGESPPDGEPSSLLTT; from the exons ATGGTCAAGAAGGACATCCTCAACATTTTAGATGACCTCATGAAGGAGGAGTTTGAAAGGTTCAAGTGGCACCTGCGGGACTATTCAAGCCTGGGACACCCACGAGCAATCCCACCCTGTGACCTGGAAACAGCAAACAGGATGAACACGGTGGACCTGATGGTTCGGTGCTACGACAGAGATTCAGTTCAGGTGGCCATGAAAGTTTTGAAAATGATGGAAATGAACGATCTGGCTGACAAGTTATCAAAAATGAACTCTGACTCTACGG gCGAACCGAATCCTGTGGGAGGAGATAGAGGTCAAG aGATCGTCAACGGTcaacgtgaactcaaatccaacctgaaggagaagttccagtgtgtgtttgaggggatcgctgaagcaggaaacacaacccttctgaatgagatctacacagagctctacatcacagagggagggactgcagaggtcaatcaagaacatgaggtcagacagattgaaacagcatcctgtAAATCagacagaccagaaacaaccatcagactagaagacctcttcaaagcctcagctggaagcaagaaaccaatcagaacagtgatgactatgggagcggctggcattgggaaaacattcttaacacagaagttcactctggactgggctgaaaacaaagaccaccaggacatacagttcacatttccattcaccttcaaagagctgaatgtgctgagagagaagaagttcagcttggtgggacttgttcatcacttcttcaatGAAACCAAAGCAGCAGAAATCTGCCGGTTTGagaagttccaggttgtgttcatctttgacggtctggatgagtgtcgacttcctctggacttccacaacaatgagatcctgactgatgtcacagagtcggcctcactggatgtgctcctcacaaacctcatcagggggaatctgcttccctctgctcgcctctggataaccacccaacctgcagcagccaatcagatccctcctgagtgcgttggcatggtgacagaggtcagagggttcactgacctccagaaagagaagtacttcaggaagaggttcagagatgaggagcaggccagcaggataatctctcacatcaagacctcacgaagcctccacatcatgtgccacatcccagtcttctgctggatcactgctggagttctgAAGGAGGTGTTGATGACcagaaagagaggaaagctGCCCatgaccctgactgagatgtacatccacttcctggtggttcagtccaaagtgaagatggtcaagtacgatggaggagctgagacggatccacactggagtccagagagcaggaagatgattgagtctctgggaaaactggcctttgatcagctgcagaaaggcgaCCCGATCTTCTATGAATCAGACCTGACTGaatgtggcatcgatatcacagcagcctcagtgtactcaggagtgatcactcagatctttaaaaagaagaaaggactgtaccaggacaaggtgttctgcttcgtacATCTAAGTGTTCAGGAGTTtttggctgctcttcatgtccatctgaacGTCATAAGCTCTGGGGTCAATCTGCAGTCATCAGAACCTGAAACAATGtctctctaccagagtgctgtggacgaggccttacagagtcctaacagacacctggacttgtttcTCCGCTTCCTTCTGGGTCTTTCACTGGAGACCAATCAGGCTCttctacgaggtctgctgacacagacaggaagtcgctcacagaccaatacGGAGACAGTTCAGTACATTGAGGAGAagataaatgaaaatgtttatccagagaaaagcatcaatcttttccactgtctgaatgaactgaaagaTGTCTCTCTAGTGGAGAAGATCCAACAGTCCTTTAGATCGGGATGTTtctccacagataaactgtctcctgctcagtggtcagctctggtcttcatcttactgtcatcagaagaagatctagaggtgtttgacctgaagaaatactctgcttcagaggaggctcttctggggctgctgccagtggtcaaagcctccaacaaagctct actgagtggctgtaaactctcaaagagaagctgtgaaTCTCTTTCCTCAGTTCTCCGCTCCCaatcctctagtctgagagagctggatctcagtaacaacaacctgcaggattcaggagtaaAGCTTCTGTCTagtggactggagagtccacactgtcacCTAGAGACACTCAG gctgacaggctgtctgatcacagaggaaggctgtgcttctctggcctcggctctgagctccaacccctcccatctgagagagctggatttgagctacaatcatccaggataCTCAggggtgaagctgctgtctgctggactggaggatcaacactggagactggagactcttag ggtggagcctgctggagtccgatggttgagaccaggtctgaggaagt attcctgtgaactcacaatcgacacaaacacagtaaacagaaaactcaaactgtctgacaacaacagaaaggtgacacgtgtggaggacgatcagtcatatcctgatcatccagacagatttgaccacaggcctcagctgctgtgtagaactggtctgactggtcgctgttactgggaggttgAGTGGAGCGAATACgttgatgtatcagtgagttacaaaGGAATCacgaggaaaggagacagtgacgAGTTTTGGTTTGGATGCAATGATCATTCCTGGAGTCTGATGGGCTCTGATAAAGGTTActctgtccgtcacaataagacagaaacactcatcacctcctcctcctcctcctcctcctcctcctcctctggtagagtagcagtgtatgtggactgtcctgctggctctctgtccttctacagagtctcctccgacacactgatccacctccacaccttcaacaccacattcactgaacctctttatcctgggttcttgTTCTGGTCCGGTTCGGTTtccttagtgtctctgtgttctctgcaggaaggagagtctcctcctgatggagaaccttcctctctgctcaccacatag
- the nkx2.4b gene encoding NK2 homeobox 4b isoform X1, translated as MSFSPKHSTPFSVIDILSPMEDSYRRFGGMDPAAGGIGSHMGAYRQPQVSQPAAAAALGPGGPYQHHHGPHGVPQFSGAVGGFCNSGLGNVGELPSYQETVRGGGAPAAWYRDPEPRYPTFSRFMGPSSGMNMTGMDSTVKSMVTLHAAPRRKRRVLFSQAQVYELERRFKQQKYLSAPEREHLAGMIHLSPNQVKIWFQNHRYKLKRQAKDKQPLQQDAGGGLCATTRRCASVSPVLPKNAKACRIDSGGGSDLTGNRQSGSGEVMAVTPAQQQVNQLSSTEDLDDLSPSPPLGLHGHINMTQTDAALIEYTNSVIGSNLLYGRTW; from the exons ATGTCCTTCAGCCCGAAGCACTCCACCCCCTTCTCAGTCATCGACATCCTGAGCCCGATGGAGGACAGCTACCGCAGGTTCGGAGGCATGGATCCCGCCGCGGGGGGCATCGGGTCCCACATGGGCGCCTACCGGCAGCCGCAGGTCTCCCAGCCCG cagcagcagccgccctGGGACCCGGAGGGCCCTACCAGCACCACCACGGGCCCCACGGGGTGCCGCAGTTCTCCGGGGCCGTCGGAGGTTTCTGCAACAGCGGGCTCGGGAACGTCGGAGAGCTGCCGTCCTACCAGGAGACGGTGAGGGGCGGAGGGGCCCCAGCGGCGTGGTACAGAGACCCGGAGCCCAGATACCCGACAT TTTCCAGATTCATGGGCCCCTCCTCCGGGATGAACATGACCGGGATGGACTCCACCGTCAAGTCCATGGTGACGCTGCACGCGGCCCCGCGGAGGAAGCGGCGCGTGCTCTTCTCGCAGGCGCAGGTGTACGAGCTCGAGCGGCGCTTCAAGCAGCAGAAGTACCTGTCCGCCCCGGAGCGGGAGCACCTGGCCGGGATGATCCACCTCAGCCCGAACCAGGTCAagatctggttccagaaccACCGCTACAAGCTGAAGCGGCAGGCCAAGGACAAGCAGCCGCTGCAGCAGGACGCAGGTGGAGGCTTGTGCGCCACGACCCGCCGCTGCGCCTCCGTGTCCCCGGTCCTCCCCAAGAACGCCAAGGCCTGCCGGATTGACTCCGGCGGCGGCTCCGACCTGACGGGAAACCGTCAGAGCGGCTCGGGGGAGGTCATGGCGGTGACCCccgctcagcagcaggtgaaccAGCTGTCCTCCACCGAGGACCTGGACGACTTGTCCCCGAGTCCCCCGCTGGGACTACACGGTCACATCAACATGACGCAGACGGACGCGGCGCTAATAGAGTACACGAACAGCGTGATCGGCTCCAATCTGCTGTACGGGAGGACTTGGTAG